Proteins encoded in a region of the Vitis riparia cultivar Riparia Gloire de Montpellier isolate 1030 chromosome 7, EGFV_Vit.rip_1.0, whole genome shotgun sequence genome:
- the LOC117918723 gene encoding probable disease resistance protein At5g66900: MALELVGGAALGAVFEKLFAAVEDARTKATKFDSSLKKLEETLKSINPSILEMKRMNDQLDRPKEEMEKLIQILKDGEKLIHNCSKVSCCNYFKNWRYANEIEALEDSLLKIFQVEVQAQLSRNNVQIRVLLNSNRFSWSNKGVSVKYESLGSCEATDPPAFMVGLDVPLKELKRWLFTDGESRIVVSAPGGCGKTTLAKRLCHDQQVKEYFLHIFYVTVSKTFNLIGIIKKLFWHSDEQVPGFQNEEDAVNQLELMLKRKVESGHILLVLDDVWSGSESFLTKFNFQISGCKVLITSRNEFPKFGSTYNLKLLSEEDAKTLFRHSAIPEDGSGSSMPGEDLVNTIVRRCKGFPLALEVVGRSLHGQPVEIWRSTLMKLSEGESIVNSEDELRNCLQSSLDALDDKDIMLKECFMDLGSFPEDQKIPATALIDMWAELHKLDKDGIYAISNLQKLCSRNLLNLVVTRNDANEIDWCYNDAFVMQHDLLRDLAIYQSNQEPIEKRKRLIVDLTGNRLPEWWTKENQPQLSARLVSISTDEMFSSSWCNMQLPEAEALILNFNQTENKYELAEFMKQMDKLKVLVVTNYGFCAAELTNFSVLSSLSNLKRIRLEQVSIPTLCNTSMELKNLEKLSLVMCHKIGQAFASSTIQIPEMLLNLREINIDYCNDLVELPEGFCDLVQLNKLSISNCHKLSALPEGIGKLANLEVLRVSACTLVSKLPDSMGSLHKLSVLDITGCLRIRKMPKQIGELRGLRELHMRRCPGLRELPPSVTLLVDLERVICDEETAQLWECSTHLLPNLTLSVPEEIINLNWL, encoded by the exons ATGGCTTTGGAGCTTGTTGGAGGGGCTGCGTTGGGAGCAGTGTTTGAGAAGTTGTTCGCGGCGGTTGAAGATGCAAGGACTAAGGCAACCAAGTTCGACTCCAGCCTCAAAAAACTCGAAGAGacactcaaatccataaatccaAGTATCCTAGAGATGAAAAGGATGAACGACCAGTTGGATCGTCCAAAGGAGGAAATGGAGAAGTTGATCCAAATCTTAAAAGATGGGGAGAAGCTAATCCACAACTGCTCCAAGGTCTCTTGTTGCAACTACTTCAAGAATTGGAGGTACGCCAATGAAATCGAGGCCTTGGAGGACTCtcttcttaaaatttttcagGTGGAAGTGCAAGCCCAACTCAGTAGGAACAACGTGCAGATTCGGGTCCTGCTCAATTCAAATAGATTCAGTTGGAGCAACAAAGGGGTTTCCGTTAAATATGAAAGTTTGGGTTCCTGTGAGGCTACTGATCCGCCGGCTTTTATGGTGGGACTAGATGTGCCTCTCAAAGAATTGAAGAGGTGGCTGTTTACGGATGGGGAATCAAGGATTGTGGTGTCGGCTCCTGGAGGATGTGGGAAAACCACTTTGGCTAAAAGGCTTTGTCACGACCAACAAGTCAAGG AATATTTTCTGCACATTTTCTATGTCACGGTGTCAAAAACATTCAACCTAATTGGCATCATCAAGAAACTATTTTGGCATAGTGATGAACAAGTGCCGGGGTTTCAAAATGAGGAAGATGCAGTCAACCAATTGGAACTAATGCTGAAGAGGAAAGTAGAATCTGGTCATATACTGTTGGTCCTAGATGACGTTTGGTCTGGGTCGGAATCTTTCCTAACCAAGTTTAACTTCCAAATATCGGGATGCAAGGTTCTGATTACATCTAgaaatgaatttccaaaatttggtTCTACATATAACTTGAAATTGTTGAGTGAAGAAGATGCCAAGACTCTTTTCCGTCACTCAGCAATCCCTGAGGATGGGAGTGGTTCTTCCATGCCCGGTGAAGACCTTGTGAATACG ATAGTGAGGCGCTGCAAGGGATTTCCACTGGCCCTGGAAGTGGTTGGCAGATCGCTCCATGGGCAGCCTGTAGAGATCTGGAGAAGCACACTGATGAAATTATCTGAAGGTGAATCCATTGTCAATTCTGAAGATGAACTGCGTAATTGTCTTCAGAGTAGCTTAGATGCCCTTGATGACAAGGATATTATGCTGAAGGAGTGTTTTATGGACTTGGGCTCATTTCCTGAAGACCAAAAAATCCCTGCCACTGCTCTTATAGATATGTGGGCGGAATTGCACAAACTAGATAAAGACGGCATTTATGCCATTTCCAACCTTCAGAAACTCTGCTCTCGGAATCTGCTTAATCTTGTGGTCACAAG GAATGATGCAAATGAGATTGATTGGTGCTACAATGATGCCTTTGTCATGCAGCATGATCTTCTCAGGGATCTAGCCATTTATCAGAGCAACCAGGAGCCCatagaaaagaggaaaagacTAATCGTGGACTTGACAGGAAACAGACTCCCCGAGTGGTGGACTAAAGAAAATCAGCCCCAATTAAGTGCTCGTCTTGTGTCCATCTCCACAG ATGAAATGTTCTCCTCAAGCTGGTGCAACATGCAACTTCCTGAAGCTGAGGCTCTAATACTGAACTTTAATCAGACAGAAAATAAATACGAATTGGCAGAGTTCATGAAGCAAATGGATAAACTGAAGGTTCTAGTAGTAACAAATTATGGTTTCTGTGCTGCTGAATTGACTAATTTTTCAGTTCTCAGTTCCTTATCCAATCTAAAGAGAATCAGGTTAGAGCAAGTTTCCATTCCAACACTATGCAACACGAGTATGGAATTGAAGAATCTGGAAAAGCTATCCTTAGTCATGTGTCATAAGATTGGTCAGGCTTTTGCAAGTAGTACCATCCAGATCCCAGAAATGTTACTAAACCTTAGGGAAATCAACATTGATTACTGTAATGACTTGGTGGAATTACCAGAAGGGTTTTGTGACTTAGTCCAGCTGAATAAGCTGAGCATCAGCAACTGCCATAAGCTGTCTGCACTGCCGGAAGGGATAGGGAAGCTTGCAAATCTGGAAGTGCTAAGGGTTAGTGCCTGTACATTGGTGTCAAAATTGCCAGACTCAATGGGAAGCCTCCACAAGTTGAGCGTTCTTGATATAACTGGTTGTTTACGAATAAGGAAAATGCCAAAACAAATAGGGGAGTTGCGTGGTCTAAGAGAGCTCCACATGAGAAGGTGCCCAGGTTTGCGCGAGCTGCCACCATCAGTGACGCTTCTCGTGGATTTGGAGAGGGTAATCTGCGATGAAGAGACTGCTCAGCTGTGGGAATGTTCTACGCACTTGCTCCCCAATCTCACCCTATCAGTGCCTgaagaaattatcaacttgaattGGCTTTAA
- the LOC117917463 gene encoding probable disease resistance protein At5g66900 has translation MEMKKLIQILQDGEKLIQDCSRCYCYQRMGYANKIKALDASLLRLFQVDVQAQLSRNVMEILAMLKSNRFSWNNRGVSDEYENLGSCNAPGPPEFMVGLDVPLKELKRRLCEDGKSRIVIDQEYFKHILYATVSKRPNLIAIIKKLFWDKDEQVPEFRNEEDAVNQMELKPKRKAESGTILLVLDDVWCGSESLLAKFKFQISESKVLVTSRNEFPEFGSTYNLELWNKEDTMVLFRHSATPSMEAVISHTSADSEALQETSTGPGSVGRSLHGQPVEIWRSRLMKLLEGQSIVDSETDLRKCLQSSLDALNDEDVMQKECFMDFTRNDASEIDGCYSDAFLHFPLYFLSN, from the exons ATGGAAATGAAGAAGTTGATCCAAATCTTACAAGATGGAGAGAAGCTAATCCAAGACTGCTCTCGCTGCTACTGCTACCAGAGGATGGGGTACGCCAATAAAATTAAAGCCCTCGATGCCTCTCTTCTTAGATTGTTTCAGGTGGATGTGCAAGCCCAACTCAGTAGGAACGTTATGGAGATTCTGGCCATGCTCAAATCAAATAGATTCAGTTGGAATAACAGAGGGGTTTCGGATGAATATGAAAACTTGGGTTCCTGCAACGCTCCTGGTCCACCGGAATTTATGGTGGGATTAGATGTGCCTCTCAAAGAATTGAAGAGGCGGCTGTGTGAGGATGGGAAATCAAGGATTGTGATCGATCAGG AATATTTTAAGCACATTTTGTATGCCACGGTATCAAAACGGCCCAACCTAATTGCCATCATTAAGAAACTATTTTGGGACAAGGATGAACAAGTGCCAGAGTTTCGAAATGAGGAAGATGCAGTCAATCAAATGGAACTGAAACCGAAGAGGAAAGCAGAATCTGGTACTATACTGTTGGTCCTAGATGATGTTTGGTGTGGATCAGAATCCCTCTTAGCCAAGTTCAAGTTCCAGATATCAGAATCCAAGGTTCTGGTTACATCAAGAAATGAATTTCCAGAATTTGGCTCTACATATAACCTGGAATTGTGGAATAAGGAagataccatggttctttttCGTCATTCAGCAACCCCGAGCATGGAAGCTGTTATTTCACACACA TCTGCAGACAGTGAGGCACTGCAAGAGACTTCCACTGGCCCTGGAAGTGTTGGCAGATCACTCCATGGGCAGCCTGTAGAGATCTGGAGAAGCCGACTGATGAAATTACTCGAAGGTCAATCCATTGTCGATTCTGAAACTGATCTGCGTAAATGTCTTCAAAGTAGCTTAGACGCCCTAAATGACGAGGATGTTATGCAGAAGGAGTGTTTTATGGACTTCACCAGGAATGATGCAAGCGAGATTGATGGATGCTACAGCGATGCCTTTTTGCACTTTCCCTTGTATTTCCTCTCAA ATtag